The following are from one region of the Brienomyrus brachyistius isolate T26 chromosome 13, BBRACH_0.4, whole genome shotgun sequence genome:
- the ano10b gene encoding anoctamin-10 isoform X1, giving the protein MTSQGELHDLVGTLTGGTWTKPTCPCCTSLNVEPLVLMQLAENVDPVTKKWIISRLEAPVRDGGAQLLVHSGEDDIGNVVVLSAPRCTQLHVTEDLGICKPYKDGNMTPFSYHDRNNFSNVDDMQVFLTLAERQYVVKYQLNFVRAKKDRTIPGVPESRGVLFARESLFRKLEKLGIVKAVIALHDQQRLGALARAWYAKGQLLGQPLDFIQAYFGSSVAFYFSFLDFYTWALVPPALLGVTLMLLPILRRMAGGINTREGLDEGEPSISGLAVQAVFNMLWSTMVMELWKRRTASLTYRWGTMQLTERYAEPRPGYRGPPGCNPVTGRPEPCFPDWQRQLRVALVSVPMVGLFLVLVALGMASFYYCEALAQNFYKSYDSWLMTPVLYLPSVAHIVYGNMLGTLYNNVALALSEWENHRDESSYQNYHTTKVLVFNFFNSFAVLFHIAFVKQDLPLLRKRLASLLIISQLVNQCSEVVIPFLVDRFFSSSANKPKEDDPEEDQLRAQGRLPVFPGLFPEYLELLVQYGYLSLFSCVYPLTALLLLINNITEIRTDAFKICRLFRKPFSAPVSDIGVWQYAFEILGFVSVVSNCWLLLFSPGVKQVMQETGFSSHSALIFTIMLEVRGSGDGGRMVRRYYSVRRWRYERVSRYYSIRRKKSRRVSRYYSIRRKKSRRVSRYYSMRRWSIGEGQQVLQYKKVEHHEGEKILQ; this is encoded by the exons ATGACGTCGCAGGGTGAGCTACATGATCTGGTGGGAACGCTGACAGGTGGCACCTGGACCAAACCCACGTGTCCGTGCTGCACTTCCCTCAATGTGGAGCCCCTGGTCCTGATGCAGTTAGCAGAGAATGTTGACCCTGTTACCAAGAAGTGGATCATCTCCCGCTTAGAGGCCCCCGTCAGGGATGGGG ggGCACAGCTGCTTGTGCACTCCGGAGAAGACGACATTGGAAACGTAGTGGTGCTCTCTGCCCCACGCTGTACACAGCTGCATGTGACGGAGGACCTGGGCATCTGCAAGCCCTACAAGGATGGGAACATGACTCCCTTTTCCTACCATGACCGCAACAATTTCAGCAACGTCG ACGACATGCAGGTGTTCCTCACTCTCGCTGAGCGTCAGTACGTGGTGAAGTACCAGCTGAATTTTGTACGTGCCAAGAAGGATCGTACCATTCCAGGGGTCCCAGAGTCCCGCGGGGTCCTCTTTGCCAGAGAGAGCCTCT TTCGGAAGCTGGAGAAGCTGGGCATAGTCAAGGCCGTGATTGCCCTGCATGACCAGCAGAGGCTGGGTGCCCTGGCACGGGCCTGGTATGCCAAGGGGCAGCTCTTGGGCCAGCCGCTGG ACTTCATCCAGGCCTACTTTGGGAGCTCAGTCGCCTTCTACTTCAGCTTCTTGGACTTCTACACATGGGCCCTGGTGCCACCCGCCTTGCTGGGGGTGACCCTCATGCTGCTCCCCATCTTACGGAGGATGGCCGGCGGGATTAATACGAGGGAGGGGCTGGATGAAGGAGAACCCTCCATCAGTGGGCTGGCAGTGCAGGCGGTGTTCAACATGCTCTGGTCTACGATGGTGATGGAGCTTTGGAAGAGGCGCACCGCCAGCTTGACCTACCGATGGGGGACCATGCAGCTGACAGAGCGCTATGCTGAACCCCGGCCTGGGTACCGTGGGCCCCCCGGGTGCAATCCTGTCACCGGTCGGCCCGAGCCCTGCTTCCCTGACTGGCAAAGGCAGTTGCGTGTGGCGCTGGTTTCGGTGCCCATGGTAGGCCTCTTCCTGGTCCTGGTGGCTCTGGGCATGGCCAGTTTCTACTATTGTGAAGCGCTGGCCCAGAACTTCTATAAGAGCTACGATTCCTGGCTTATGACCCCGGTGCTCTACTTGCCCTCGGTGGCTCACATCGTATATGGCAACATGCTGGGGACCCTATATAACAATGTGGCCCTGGCGCTCAGTGAATGGG AGAACCACAGGGATGAGTCATCTTACCAGAACTATCACACCACCAAAGTCCTAGTG TTCAAtttcttcaacagttttgctgTCTTGTTCCACATTGCCTTTGTCAAGCAAGACCTTCCTTTGCTGAGAAAG CGACTGGCTTCTTTGCTGATCATCAGCCAGCTGGTTAATCAGTGCAGTGAGGTTGTGATCCCTTTCCTGGTGGACCGGTTCTTCAGCAGCTCTGCAAACAAACCAAAGGAGGACGACCCTGAAGAGGACCAGCTACGAGCTCAGGGCCGCTTGCCCGTTTTTCCC GGTCTGTTCCCAGAATACCTGGAGCTCCTGGTGCAATATGGGTATTTGAGTCTCTTCTCCTGTGTGTATCCACTCACCGCCCTGCTACTGCTAATCAACAACATCACAGAGATCCGCACCGATGCGTTCAAGATCTGCAGGCTTTTCCGGAAGCCGTTCTCTGCCCCTGTTTCCGACATAGGGGTGTGGCAG TACGCCTTTGAGATCCTGGGCTTCGTCTCTGTCGTGTCCAACTGCTGGCTGCTGCTGTTTTCTCCAGGGGTGAAGCAGGTGATGCAGGAAACAGGCTTCAGCAGCCATAGTGCTCTGATCTTTACCATCATGTTGGAGGTAAGGGGCTCTGGAGATGGAGGCAGGATGGTGAGAAGATATTACAGTGTGAGAAGGTGGAGGTATGAGAGAGTGAGCAGGTATTACAGTATAAGAAGGAAGAAGAGCAGGAGGGTGAGCAGGTATTACAGTATAAGAAGGAAGAAGAGCAGGAGGGTGAGCAGGTATTACAGTATGAGAAGGTGGAGTATTGGGGAGGGTCAACAGGTATTACAGTATAAGAAGGTGGAGCACCATGAGGGTGAGAAGATATTACAGTAA
- the ano10b gene encoding anoctamin-10 isoform X2, with amino-acid sequence MTSQGELHDLVGTLTGGTWTKPTCPCCTSLNVEPLVLMQLAENVDPVTKKWIISRLEAPVRDGGAQLLVHSGEDDIGNVVVLSAPRCTQLHVTEDLGICKPYKDGNMTPFSYHDRNNFSNVDDMQVFLTLAERQYVVKYQLNFVRAKKDRTIPGVPESRGVLFARESLFRKLEKLGIVKAVIALHDQQRLGALARAWYAKGQLLGQPLDFIQAYFGSSVAFYFSFLDFYTWALVPPALLGVTLMLLPILRRMAGGINTREGLDEGEPSISGLAVQAVFNMLWSTMVMELWKRRTASLTYRWGTMQLTERYAEPRPGYRGPPGCNPVTGRPEPCFPDWQRQLRVALVSVPMVGLFLVLVALGMASFYYCEALAQNFYKSYDSWLMTPVLYLPSVAHIVYGNMLGTLYNNVALALSEWENHRDESSYQNYHTTKVLVFNFFNSFAVLFHIAFVKQDLPLLRKRLASLLIISQLVNQCSEVVIPFLVDRFFSSSANKPKEDDPEEDQLRAQGRLPVFPGLFPEYLELLVQYGYLSLFSCVYPLTALLLLINNITEIRTDAFKICRLFRKPFSAPVSDIGVWQYAFEILGFVSVVSNCWLLLFSPGVKQVMQETGFSSHSALIFTIMLEVRGSGDGGRMVRRYYSVRRWRYERVSRYYSIRRKKSRRVSRYYSMRRWSIGEGQQVLQYKKVEHHEGEKILQ; translated from the exons ATGACGTCGCAGGGTGAGCTACATGATCTGGTGGGAACGCTGACAGGTGGCACCTGGACCAAACCCACGTGTCCGTGCTGCACTTCCCTCAATGTGGAGCCCCTGGTCCTGATGCAGTTAGCAGAGAATGTTGACCCTGTTACCAAGAAGTGGATCATCTCCCGCTTAGAGGCCCCCGTCAGGGATGGGG ggGCACAGCTGCTTGTGCACTCCGGAGAAGACGACATTGGAAACGTAGTGGTGCTCTCTGCCCCACGCTGTACACAGCTGCATGTGACGGAGGACCTGGGCATCTGCAAGCCCTACAAGGATGGGAACATGACTCCCTTTTCCTACCATGACCGCAACAATTTCAGCAACGTCG ACGACATGCAGGTGTTCCTCACTCTCGCTGAGCGTCAGTACGTGGTGAAGTACCAGCTGAATTTTGTACGTGCCAAGAAGGATCGTACCATTCCAGGGGTCCCAGAGTCCCGCGGGGTCCTCTTTGCCAGAGAGAGCCTCT TTCGGAAGCTGGAGAAGCTGGGCATAGTCAAGGCCGTGATTGCCCTGCATGACCAGCAGAGGCTGGGTGCCCTGGCACGGGCCTGGTATGCCAAGGGGCAGCTCTTGGGCCAGCCGCTGG ACTTCATCCAGGCCTACTTTGGGAGCTCAGTCGCCTTCTACTTCAGCTTCTTGGACTTCTACACATGGGCCCTGGTGCCACCCGCCTTGCTGGGGGTGACCCTCATGCTGCTCCCCATCTTACGGAGGATGGCCGGCGGGATTAATACGAGGGAGGGGCTGGATGAAGGAGAACCCTCCATCAGTGGGCTGGCAGTGCAGGCGGTGTTCAACATGCTCTGGTCTACGATGGTGATGGAGCTTTGGAAGAGGCGCACCGCCAGCTTGACCTACCGATGGGGGACCATGCAGCTGACAGAGCGCTATGCTGAACCCCGGCCTGGGTACCGTGGGCCCCCCGGGTGCAATCCTGTCACCGGTCGGCCCGAGCCCTGCTTCCCTGACTGGCAAAGGCAGTTGCGTGTGGCGCTGGTTTCGGTGCCCATGGTAGGCCTCTTCCTGGTCCTGGTGGCTCTGGGCATGGCCAGTTTCTACTATTGTGAAGCGCTGGCCCAGAACTTCTATAAGAGCTACGATTCCTGGCTTATGACCCCGGTGCTCTACTTGCCCTCGGTGGCTCACATCGTATATGGCAACATGCTGGGGACCCTATATAACAATGTGGCCCTGGCGCTCAGTGAATGGG AGAACCACAGGGATGAGTCATCTTACCAGAACTATCACACCACCAAAGTCCTAGTG TTCAAtttcttcaacagttttgctgTCTTGTTCCACATTGCCTTTGTCAAGCAAGACCTTCCTTTGCTGAGAAAG CGACTGGCTTCTTTGCTGATCATCAGCCAGCTGGTTAATCAGTGCAGTGAGGTTGTGATCCCTTTCCTGGTGGACCGGTTCTTCAGCAGCTCTGCAAACAAACCAAAGGAGGACGACCCTGAAGAGGACCAGCTACGAGCTCAGGGCCGCTTGCCCGTTTTTCCC GGTCTGTTCCCAGAATACCTGGAGCTCCTGGTGCAATATGGGTATTTGAGTCTCTTCTCCTGTGTGTATCCACTCACCGCCCTGCTACTGCTAATCAACAACATCACAGAGATCCGCACCGATGCGTTCAAGATCTGCAGGCTTTTCCGGAAGCCGTTCTCTGCCCCTGTTTCCGACATAGGGGTGTGGCAG TACGCCTTTGAGATCCTGGGCTTCGTCTCTGTCGTGTCCAACTGCTGGCTGCTGCTGTTTTCTCCAGGGGTGAAGCAGGTGATGCAGGAAACAGGCTTCAGCAGCCATAGTGCTCTGATCTTTACCATCATGTTGGAGGTAAGGGGCTCTGGAGATGGAGGCAGGATGGTGAGAAGATATTACAGTGTGAGAAGGTGGAGGTATGAGAGAGTGAGCAG GTATTACAGTATAAGAAGGAAGAAGAGCAGGAGGGTGAGCAGGTATTACAGTATGAGAAGGTGGAGTATTGGGGAGGGTCAACAGGTATTACAGTATAAGAAGGTGGAGCACCATGAGGGTGAGAAGATATTACAGTAA
- the ano10b gene encoding anoctamin-10 isoform X3: MTSQGELHDLVGTLTGGTWTKPTCPCCTSLNVEPLVLMQLAENVDPVTKKWIISRLEAPVRDGGAQLLVHSGEDDIGNVVVLSAPRCTQLHVTEDLGICKPYKDGNMTPFSYHDRNNFSNVDDMQVFLTLAERQYVVKYQLNFVRAKKDRTIPGVPESRGVLFARESLFRKLEKLGIVKAVIALHDQQRLGALARAWYAKGQLLGQPLDFIQAYFGSSVAFYFSFLDFYTWALVPPALLGVTLMLLPILRRMAGGINTREGLDEGEPSISGLAVQAVFNMLWSTMVMELWKRRTASLTYRWGTMQLTERYAEPRPGYRGPPGCNPVTGRPEPCFPDWQRQLRVALVSVPMVGLFLVLVALGMASFYYCEALAQNFYKSYDSWLMTPVLYLPSVAHIVYGNMLGTLYNNVALALSEWENHRDESSYQNYHTTKVLVFNFFNSFAVLFHIAFVKQDLPLLRKRLASLLIISQLVNQCSEVVIPFLVDRFFSSSANKPKEDDPEEDQLRAQGRLPVFPGLFPEYLELLVQYGYLSLFSCVYPLTALLLLINNITEIRTDAFKICRLFRKPFSAPVSDIGVWQYAFEILGFVSVVSNCWLLLFSPGVKQVMQETGFSSHSALIFTIMLEHVLILVKMIVAFVIPDEPDWISLIKQQIEFRSVQALKQQKRR, from the exons ATGACGTCGCAGGGTGAGCTACATGATCTGGTGGGAACGCTGACAGGTGGCACCTGGACCAAACCCACGTGTCCGTGCTGCACTTCCCTCAATGTGGAGCCCCTGGTCCTGATGCAGTTAGCAGAGAATGTTGACCCTGTTACCAAGAAGTGGATCATCTCCCGCTTAGAGGCCCCCGTCAGGGATGGGG ggGCACAGCTGCTTGTGCACTCCGGAGAAGACGACATTGGAAACGTAGTGGTGCTCTCTGCCCCACGCTGTACACAGCTGCATGTGACGGAGGACCTGGGCATCTGCAAGCCCTACAAGGATGGGAACATGACTCCCTTTTCCTACCATGACCGCAACAATTTCAGCAACGTCG ACGACATGCAGGTGTTCCTCACTCTCGCTGAGCGTCAGTACGTGGTGAAGTACCAGCTGAATTTTGTACGTGCCAAGAAGGATCGTACCATTCCAGGGGTCCCAGAGTCCCGCGGGGTCCTCTTTGCCAGAGAGAGCCTCT TTCGGAAGCTGGAGAAGCTGGGCATAGTCAAGGCCGTGATTGCCCTGCATGACCAGCAGAGGCTGGGTGCCCTGGCACGGGCCTGGTATGCCAAGGGGCAGCTCTTGGGCCAGCCGCTGG ACTTCATCCAGGCCTACTTTGGGAGCTCAGTCGCCTTCTACTTCAGCTTCTTGGACTTCTACACATGGGCCCTGGTGCCACCCGCCTTGCTGGGGGTGACCCTCATGCTGCTCCCCATCTTACGGAGGATGGCCGGCGGGATTAATACGAGGGAGGGGCTGGATGAAGGAGAACCCTCCATCAGTGGGCTGGCAGTGCAGGCGGTGTTCAACATGCTCTGGTCTACGATGGTGATGGAGCTTTGGAAGAGGCGCACCGCCAGCTTGACCTACCGATGGGGGACCATGCAGCTGACAGAGCGCTATGCTGAACCCCGGCCTGGGTACCGTGGGCCCCCCGGGTGCAATCCTGTCACCGGTCGGCCCGAGCCCTGCTTCCCTGACTGGCAAAGGCAGTTGCGTGTGGCGCTGGTTTCGGTGCCCATGGTAGGCCTCTTCCTGGTCCTGGTGGCTCTGGGCATGGCCAGTTTCTACTATTGTGAAGCGCTGGCCCAGAACTTCTATAAGAGCTACGATTCCTGGCTTATGACCCCGGTGCTCTACTTGCCCTCGGTGGCTCACATCGTATATGGCAACATGCTGGGGACCCTATATAACAATGTGGCCCTGGCGCTCAGTGAATGGG AGAACCACAGGGATGAGTCATCTTACCAGAACTATCACACCACCAAAGTCCTAGTG TTCAAtttcttcaacagttttgctgTCTTGTTCCACATTGCCTTTGTCAAGCAAGACCTTCCTTTGCTGAGAAAG CGACTGGCTTCTTTGCTGATCATCAGCCAGCTGGTTAATCAGTGCAGTGAGGTTGTGATCCCTTTCCTGGTGGACCGGTTCTTCAGCAGCTCTGCAAACAAACCAAAGGAGGACGACCCTGAAGAGGACCAGCTACGAGCTCAGGGCCGCTTGCCCGTTTTTCCC GGTCTGTTCCCAGAATACCTGGAGCTCCTGGTGCAATATGGGTATTTGAGTCTCTTCTCCTGTGTGTATCCACTCACCGCCCTGCTACTGCTAATCAACAACATCACAGAGATCCGCACCGATGCGTTCAAGATCTGCAGGCTTTTCCGGAAGCCGTTCTCTGCCCCTGTTTCCGACATAGGGGTGTGGCAG TACGCCTTTGAGATCCTGGGCTTCGTCTCTGTCGTGTCCAACTGCTGGCTGCTGCTGTTTTCTCCAGGGGTGAAGCAGGTGATGCAGGAAACAGGCTTCAGCAGCCATAGTGCTCTGATCTTTACCATCATGTTGGAG catgtcctcatCTTGGTGAAGATGATCGTGGCCTTTGTCATCCCAGATGAGCCGGATTGGATCAGCCTTATAAAGCAGCAGATTGAGTTTCGTTCTGTGCAAGCCCTCAAACAGCAG AAACGGCGATGA